A genome region from Deltaproteobacteria bacterium includes the following:
- a CDS encoding p-hydroxycinnamoyl CoA hydratase/lyase: protein MALTLWKEYKTVKVEKEDGTTWVTLNRPEKRNAMNPQLHYDMLEALTELEVDKETQVLVLTGAGPSWCAGQDLREYFRGTDNNALERRKASWASQEWRWRRLFWFPKPTIAMVNGFCFGGAFTPLIACDFAIAAEDATFGLSEVNWGIFPGGLVSRVLADAMSYRDAMWCIMTGDPFDGKKAAEMKLINYAVPKEKLRAETMALADKLKKKNPAVLRAAKEVYKHCRTMDYGQAEEYMSAKGTALRLTDPEKGRETGMEQFLDKKTYRPGLGEYNRNAK, encoded by the coding sequence ATGGCTCTAACATTATGGAAAGAATATAAGACCGTCAAAGTGGAAAAAGAGGATGGCACGACATGGGTGACGCTCAATCGCCCCGAGAAGCGTAACGCCATGAATCCGCAACTGCACTACGACATGCTCGAAGCGTTGACTGAGCTGGAAGTCGACAAGGAAACCCAGGTGCTGGTGCTCACCGGCGCGGGGCCGAGCTGGTGCGCGGGGCAAGACTTGCGCGAATATTTTCGCGGCACCGACAACAATGCATTGGAGCGGCGCAAGGCGAGCTGGGCGTCGCAGGAATGGCGCTGGCGCCGGCTGTTCTGGTTCCCCAAGCCGACCATCGCTATGGTAAACGGCTTTTGCTTTGGCGGCGCCTTCACACCGCTGATCGCTTGCGATTTCGCCATCGCGGCCGAAGATGCCACCTTTGGTTTGAGCGAAGTGAACTGGGGTATTTTCCCCGGCGGATTGGTCAGCCGTGTGCTGGCCGATGCGATGAGTTACCGCGACGCCATGTGGTGTATCATGACTGGCGATCCGTTCGACGGCAAAAAAGCCGCTGAAATGAAGTTGATCAATTACGCTGTGCCGAAAGAAAAGCTCCGCGCCGAGACCATGGCGCTTGCCGATAAGCTGAAAAAGAAAAATCCCGCGGTGTTGCGCGCCGCCAAGGAAGTCTACAAACACTGCCGCACCATGGACTACGGCCAGGCGGAAGAATACATGAGTGCCAAGGGCACCGCGCTGCGTCTCACCGATCCGGAAAAGGGCCGCGAGACCGGCATGGAACAGTTCCTAGACAAGAAGACTTATCGCCCGGGATTGGGCGAATATAACCGGAACGCGAAGTAA
- a CDS encoding acyl-CoA dehydrogenase: MDFNLPEELQLLKDTVRKFVDRELIPLERECRPEGEDMPEQFIAPLQEKAKAIGLWLLDVPEEYGGAGLDLMSRCVIMEEVARTIAIPFRYAPIFGPEVRPVLFHCNEEQKKRFLQPVIDGKIKVCFAQTEPDAGSDPAGMKTRAVKDGDHYIVNGTKRFITGAKNADYAQVIAITDPVKGARGGVSCFMVSMKAPGVTLEKLWPTMMGDTPGQIHFENVRVAAADMIGGEGQGFSIAQKWIEEGRVRGHGARPVGIASRALDMMIEYSKVRTTFGQPLSNRQAIQFMIADSAMELHACRLMVYECAWRHDRGEDIRQLSYMTKIQCAEMASRVVDRSIQVHGGLGLMRELPLEWWYRQVRSLRITEGTPEVLRWRLAEHIIRNHK; encoded by the coding sequence ATGGACTTCAATCTCCCCGAAGAGTTGCAACTGCTCAAAGACACGGTGCGCAAGTTCGTCGACCGTGAGCTGATTCCGCTGGAGCGCGAATGCCGGCCGGAAGGCGAGGATATGCCCGAGCAGTTCATCGCGCCGCTGCAGGAAAAAGCCAAGGCGATCGGTTTGTGGTTGCTCGACGTGCCGGAGGAATATGGCGGCGCGGGGCTCGATCTGATGAGCCGCTGTGTGATCATGGAAGAAGTGGCGCGCACCATCGCGATTCCATTTCGCTATGCGCCGATCTTCGGTCCCGAAGTGCGGCCGGTTTTGTTTCATTGCAACGAAGAGCAGAAAAAACGTTTCTTGCAGCCGGTGATCGATGGCAAAATCAAAGTTTGCTTCGCCCAGACCGAGCCGGATGCCGGGAGCGATCCGGCGGGCATGAAAACCCGCGCGGTCAAAGACGGCGATCACTACATCGTCAACGGCACGAAAAGATTTATCACCGGCGCCAAGAACGCCGACTACGCCCAGGTTATTGCCATCACCGATCCGGTCAAAGGCGCGCGCGGCGGCGTCAGCTGTTTCATGGTGAGCATGAAGGCGCCCGGCGTGACCCTGGAAAAATTGTGGCCGACGATGATGGGCGACACGCCGGGGCAGATTCATTTCGAAAACGTCCGGGTGGCGGCGGCCGATATGATCGGCGGCGAAGGCCAAGGCTTTTCCATCGCGCAAAAATGGATCGAAGAAGGGCGCGTGCGCGGCCATGGCGCGCGGCCGGTGGGTATTGCGTCGCGCGCCCTCGACATGATGATCGAATATTCCAAAGTGCGCACCACCTTCGGCCAACCCTTGTCCAACCGCCAGGCGATTCAGTTCATGATCGCCGACTCGGCGATGGAGCTGCACGCCTGCCGCTTGATGGTTTACGAGTGCGCCTGGCGCCACGACCGCGGCGAAGATATTCGCCAGCTGTCTTATATGACGAAAATTCAATGCGCCGAGATGGCCAGCCGCGTGGTTGATCGGTCGATTCAAGTGCACGGCGGTCTAGGGCTCATGCGCGAACTGCCGTTGGAATGGTGGTACCGCCAAGTGCGCAGCCTGCGTATCACCGAAGGGACGCCGGAAGTTTTACGGTGGCGGCTGGCGGAACATATTATTAGAAATCACAAGTGA
- a CDS encoding CoA transferase, whose amino-acid sequence MSDNNQATSLLSGYRVLDLSSSMGSFCGKALHDLGMDVIKIEAPGGDAGRLEPPFANGHAHREGSLRFAYLNGGKKSLTLDITKDRGRKIFFDLVAKTDILLETFEPGYLAAHNLGYEQLLEKQRKLILVSLSGFGQDGPYAHYKAPDIVGSAMGALLYISGDPKMTPCNPPETQAYYYASLMACYGTMLALWQREMRGIGAWIDTSMQASMALHEHVAFNFSSDGRVMKRAGSQHQHNAPANLFQCKNGWIALFVTQTHWPLLLKVWSDHDPALDDPKWVNSNLRRQQADYINSEVTSFTMRFNKEDLAELMQKHGIPGLPVNSPSDFMKDPHIQARGFFSPVTHPVLGTFDAPGNFFMVDGKRTGPSPAPLVGQHNHEVLCGELGMSTDDLAALTAEGVI is encoded by the coding sequence ATGAGCGATAACAACCAAGCAACAAGTCTTCTCTCCGGCTACCGCGTGCTCGACTTGAGTTCGTCCATGGGGTCGTTTTGCGGCAAGGCGCTGCACGATCTCGGCATGGATGTGATCAAGATCGAAGCGCCGGGCGGCGATGCTGGGCGGCTGGAACCGCCCTTCGCCAACGGTCATGCGCATCGCGAAGGCAGCTTGCGCTTCGCTTATCTCAACGGCGGCAAGAAAAGCCTGACACTCGATATCACCAAAGATCGCGGCCGCAAGATATTCTTCGACCTGGTCGCCAAGACCGATATCTTGCTCGAAACTTTCGAGCCTGGCTATTTGGCGGCGCACAATCTCGGCTACGAACAGCTGCTGGAAAAACAGCGCAAGTTGATTTTGGTTTCCCTCAGCGGATTCGGCCAAGATGGTCCCTACGCCCATTACAAAGCGCCGGACATCGTCGGCAGCGCCATGGGCGCGCTGCTCTACATCAGCGGCGATCCCAAGATGACGCCGTGCAATCCGCCGGAGACGCAGGCTTATTATTACGCCAGTTTGATGGCGTGCTACGGTACCATGCTGGCGCTGTGGCAGCGCGAAATGCGCGGCATCGGCGCGTGGATCGATACGTCGATGCAGGCCAGCATGGCGCTGCACGAACATGTGGCTTTTAATTTTTCTTCCGACGGCCGGGTGATGAAGCGCGCCGGCAGCCAGCACCAGCACAACGCGCCGGCGAATTTGTTCCAGTGCAAAAACGGCTGGATCGCGCTGTTCGTTACGCAAACTCATTGGCCGCTGCTGCTCAAAGTCTGGTCGGATCACGATCCGGCGCTGGACGATCCTAAATGGGTCAACAGCAATCTGCGGCGCCAACAGGCGGACTATATCAACTCGGAAGTGACGTCGTTCACCATGCGCTTCAACAAAGAGGATCTCGCCGAGCTGATGCAGAAGCATGGCATCCCCGGTCTGCCGGTGAACTCGCCGTCGGATTTCATGAAGGACCCACATATTCAAGCGCGCGGTTTTTTCAGCCCGGTCACCCATCCGGTGCTCGGCACCTTCGACGCGCCGGGCAACTTTTTCATGGTCGACGGCAAACGCACCGGCCCGTCGCCGGCGCCGTTGGTGGGGCAGCATAATCATGAAGTGCTGTGCGGCGAACTCGGCATGAGCACCGACGATCTTGCGGCGCTGACGGCTGAGGGAGTGATTTGA
- a CDS encoding CoA transferase, with translation MSTTNEILKGVRILAFTTGYAGPYAGRLLANYGAEVIKIESRKGGLDTFRHYGQHKDIDEAPRFIECNLGVRSLSIDLKNPIGVKLIRELAGKSDAILQNFRPRVLDKLGLGDDELRKVNPKLVILKLPGFGTEGPKSSYGTWGFNLTAFSGITYLWNHPEQDRPIGSQGVYPDHLGFVLGPTLMIAALLNSRRSGKGVTIDLAQIEGTAAVLGTTYLETSVNGSDPKPQGNHYALAAPHGVYRCQGEDRWCVISVRDDDEWRAFCRVIGRGELVSDGRFTDLQLRLKNRSALDEIVVEWTGARAAEEVMTRCQTAGVPASVVQTGADLLNDPQLRHRNYFSPFTESLIGPFEIPRSGFMIRGMAEEPLRLPARLGADNDAILGGLLGYDSATIDQWRKDEVLT, from the coding sequence ATGTCCACTACCAACGAGATATTGAAGGGCGTCCGCATCCTGGCTTTCACCACCGGCTACGCCGGCCCGTACGCCGGCCGCTTGCTGGCCAATTATGGCGCGGAGGTGATCAAGATCGAGTCGCGTAAAGGTGGCCTGGATACCTTTCGCCATTACGGCCAGCACAAAGACATCGACGAGGCGCCGCGTTTTATCGAGTGCAATCTCGGCGTGCGCTCGCTGTCCATCGATTTGAAAAATCCGATTGGCGTGAAGCTGATTCGCGAGCTTGCCGGCAAATCCGATGCGATCTTGCAGAATTTTCGTCCGAGGGTATTGGATAAATTGGGTTTGGGCGACGACGAGCTGCGCAAAGTTAATCCAAAGCTTGTGATTTTGAAGCTGCCGGGCTTTGGCACGGAAGGGCCTAAGAGCAGCTACGGCACTTGGGGTTTCAACCTCACCGCCTTTTCCGGCATCACCTATCTGTGGAATCATCCCGAACAAGATCGGCCGATCGGCAGTCAGGGCGTTTATCCCGATCATTTGGGATTTGTCTTGGGACCGACCCTGATGATCGCCGCGCTGCTCAACAGCCGGCGCAGCGGCAAAGGCGTGACCATCGACCTGGCGCAGATCGAAGGCACCGCGGCGGTTCTTGGCACGACTTATTTAGAAACTTCGGTGAACGGCAGCGATCCCAAGCCTCAGGGCAATCATTACGCGTTGGCCGCGCCCCACGGCGTCTACCGATGCCAAGGGGAAGATCGCTGGTGCGTGATCTCGGTGCGCGACGATGACGAGTGGCGCGCTTTCTGCCGGGTTATTGGCCGTGGCGAATTAGTCAGCGACGGGCGCTTTACCGATCTGCAACTGCGCTTGAAGAATCGATCAGCATTAGATGAGATTGTTGTGGAATGGACCGGCGCGCGCGCCGCGGAAGAAGTCATGACTCGCTGCCAAACCGCCGGTGTGCCCGCCAGCGTGGTGCAGACCGGCGCCGATTTGCTCAATGACCCCCAGCTGCGCCATCGCAATTATTTTTCGCCGTTTACGGAATCGCTGATCGGCCCCTTCGAAATCCCGCGCAGCGGCTTCATGATTCGCGGCATGGCCGAAGAGCCGCTCCGTTTGCCGGCCCGTTTGGGCGCCGACAACGATGCCATCCTGGGCGGATTGCTAGGCTACGATAGCGCCACCATCGACCAGTGGCGTAAAGATGAAGTGCTGACTTAA
- a CDS encoding ABC transporter substrate-binding protein produces the protein MGKTIARCSLLLILALSAALAEAQETVKLRASVVAKTFGFGPLWVASRQGFFTQQKLDVEVLLIRGSDVSTQALAGGSLQVSGASSDAPIAAFDRGLDMIIVGGIINGLSQSIMAGKNYKTYDDLRGATLGANSLTAGTAFAFRRVLKAKGLEFNRDYKLINVGGTPQALAALASGQIAAAPLSLPVNYVAEEQGFNTIGRFIDVIPHYQLSVYSVLRPWAEKNRPVLVRFMKAIVLACRWIYSNKDAAADLLAKEMGLKRDYARKGWDFYTEKGLWHPTADVTLDGLGIVAQIYAEQNQLKSVPNPAKFVDQSFLRDALKELAAR, from the coding sequence ATGGGAAAAACTATTGCTCGATGTTCGCTGCTGCTAATTCTCGCTCTGTCGGCGGCCCTCGCTGAAGCCCAAGAAACCGTTAAACTCCGTGCCAGTGTCGTCGCTAAAACCTTCGGCTTCGGTCCCCTTTGGGTGGCCTCGCGGCAAGGGTTTTTCACGCAACAAAAACTCGACGTGGAAGTCTTGCTGATTCGCGGTTCGGATGTGTCGACGCAGGCGTTGGCTGGCGGCTCACTGCAAGTTTCCGGCGCGTCTTCCGACGCGCCCATCGCCGCCTTCGACCGTGGCTTGGACATGATCATCGTCGGCGGGATTATCAACGGCCTGAGTCAGTCGATCATGGCCGGCAAGAATTATAAAACCTACGACGATTTGCGCGGCGCGACGCTCGGCGCCAACAGTTTGACCGCCGGCACCGCCTTCGCGTTTCGCCGCGTGCTCAAAGCCAAGGGCCTCGAATTCAACCGGGATTACAAGCTGATCAACGTCGGCGGCACGCCCCAGGCGTTGGCCGCGCTGGCGTCGGGTCAGATCGCCGCGGCGCCGTTGTCGCTGCCGGTCAATTACGTCGCCGAGGAGCAGGGCTTCAACACCATCGGCCGGTTTATCGATGTGATTCCCCATTACCAGCTGTCGGTTTACTCGGTGCTCCGCCCCTGGGCGGAAAAAAATCGTCCGGTCCTGGTGCGCTTCATGAAAGCGATTGTGTTGGCCTGCCGCTGGATATATAGCAACAAGGACGCGGCGGCGGATCTGCTCGCCAAGGAGATGGGTTTGAAGCGCGACTACGCCCGCAAGGGCTGGGATTTTTACACCGAGAAGGGGCTGTGGCATCCGACGGCGGACGTGACGCTGGATGGGCTCGGCATTGTCGCGCAAATCTACGCCGAGCAGAATCAGCTAAAGAGCGTGCCCAATCCGGCGAAGTTCGTCGACCAGAGTTTTTTGCGTGATGCTTTGAAAGAACTGGCAGCGCGCTAG